A region of Streptomyces halobius DNA encodes the following proteins:
- a CDS encoding class I SAM-dependent methyltransferase produces the protein MLSCRICGGRLHEFMDFGRQPLSSGLLEPEYLGDEFFFRLAVGVCGECTMVQLTEEVPRHLMFNSHYPYLSSGSSVMRKHFEGTAQRFLETDLTGKDAFLVELGCNDGVMLRVLAEAGVRHLGVEPSQSVADIARRQGIRVTTEFFQESTAADIRKTEGHAQVIFAANTICHIPYLDSIFRGVDALLAPDGVFVFEDPYLADIVDLASFDQIYDEHYFFFSVSSVSAMAERFGFELVDVERLPVHGGEVRYTIARAGRRAPAPAVAELLERERRRGLSDLKTLKGFVGRVERARDELVSLLRRLRDEGRTVVGYGATAKSATVANYCGIGPDLISFISDTTPNKQGRLTPGSHIPVRSREEFESPYPDYAVLFAWNHAEEIIAKEQQFRASGGKWILYVPDVRVV, from the coding sequence ATGCTCAGTTGTCGGATCTGCGGCGGTCGGCTGCACGAGTTCATGGACTTCGGACGGCAGCCGCTCTCCAGCGGGCTCCTTGAGCCCGAGTACCTCGGCGACGAGTTCTTCTTCCGGCTGGCCGTCGGCGTCTGCGGTGAGTGCACCATGGTCCAGCTCACTGAGGAAGTGCCGCGCCATCTGATGTTCAACAGCCACTATCCGTACCTGTCGTCCGGGTCCTCCGTCATGCGCAAGCACTTCGAGGGGACCGCGCAGCGCTTCCTGGAGACCGATCTCACCGGGAAGGACGCCTTCCTGGTCGAACTGGGCTGCAACGACGGCGTCATGCTCCGCGTCCTGGCCGAGGCCGGGGTCCGGCACCTGGGCGTCGAACCCTCGCAGAGCGTGGCCGACATCGCGCGTCGCCAGGGTATCCGGGTCACCACCGAATTCTTCCAGGAGTCGACGGCGGCCGACATCCGCAAGACCGAGGGGCACGCGCAGGTTATTTTCGCGGCCAACACGATTTGCCACATCCCCTACCTGGACTCGATCTTCCGGGGAGTGGACGCGCTGCTCGCGCCGGACGGGGTGTTCGTCTTCGAGGACCCGTACCTCGCCGACATCGTCGACCTCGCCTCCTTCGACCAGATCTACGACGAGCACTACTTCTTTTTCTCCGTCTCGTCCGTGAGCGCCATGGCCGAGCGGTTCGGCTTCGAACTGGTCGACGTGGAGCGGCTGCCCGTGCACGGCGGCGAGGTCCGCTACACCATCGCCCGCGCCGGGCGGCGCGCCCCCGCGCCCGCGGTCGCCGAGCTGCTGGAGCGGGAGCGGCGGCGCGGGCTATCGGACCTCAAGACCCTCAAAGGCTTCGTCGGCCGTGTGGAACGGGCCCGGGACGAGCTGGTCTCCCTGCTCCGCAGGCTGCGGGACGAGGGCCGTACGGTCGTCGGGTACGGGGCCACGGCCAAGAGCGCCACCGTGGCCAACTACTGCGGCATCGGGCCCGACCTCATCTCGTTCATCTCCGACACCACCCCGAACAAGCAGGGACGGCTGACACCGGGCTCGCACATCCCGGTGCGGTCGCGAGAGGAGTTCGAGAGCCCGTACCCCGACTACGCCGTGCTGTTCGCCTGGAACCACGCCGAGGAGATCATCGCCAAGGAGCAGCAGTTCCGGGCCTCGGGCGGCA